In Sparus aurata chromosome 3, fSpaAur1.1, whole genome shotgun sequence, the following are encoded in one genomic region:
- the LOC115579075 gene encoding uncharacterized protein LOC115579075, whose translation MLRGAVSRAVLCLSCSLLLGVFLSTVGAEAAGPLPTLPPEPVSGEPDFEDLEWGSGSSLLHLLHSFPADSPFVTETPGKPVNCTQRFWLPPSSEICWENIAGPEEFARSRLLVLQNRAALQAVSTSSGVEEGGSSYEHQAREEVQGIHSDHQSVVETMQTMEKVFVSLAEKRKEGKEQGVLTSMKEHLANTGDAIDGREHMANTLESQFSTLEETLLNMQLRLNKLIRQ comes from the exons ATGCTCCGGGGGGCAGTGAGCAGGGCCGTGCTCTGCCTGTCCTGCTCCCTCCTGTTGGGGGTCTTCCTCTCAACAGTGGGTGCAGAGGCAGCAGGGCCTCTTCCTACCTTACCCCCTGAGCCAGTTTCTGGGGAACCAGACTTTGAAGATCTGGAGTGGGGCTCTGGATCATCTCTCCTGCACCTGCTCCACAGCTTCCCTGCTGACAGCCCCTTTGTAACAGAGACCCCGGGCAAACCAGTCAACTGCACGCAGCGCTTCTGGTTACCACCGTCCTCTGAGATCTGCTGGGAGAACATAGCCGGACCCGAGGAGTTTGCCAGGTCCCGTCTGCTTGTTCTCCAGAACAGGGCTGCCCTGCAGGCGGTGTCCACCTCCAGCggtgtggaggagggagggagctcCTACGAACACCAAGCAAGAGAGGAAGTCCAGGGAATCCACTCAGACCACCAGAGTGTGGTGGAAACTATGCAGACCATGGAGAAGGTGTTTGTCTCTCTGGCtgagaagaggaaggaagggaaggagCAGGGGGTCCTCACGAG CATGAAAGAGCATCTTGCCAACACAGGAGACGCCATAGATGGAAGAGAGCACATGGCAAACACCCTGGAGAGTCAGTTTTCAACTTTGGAGGAGACTCTGCTGAACATGCAGCTTCGACTCAACAAACTCATCCGACAGTGA
- the chrac1 gene encoding chromatin accessibility complex protein 1, whose translation MNMSQNNPDKDDQTSSSKKNISLPISRVRLIMKSSPDVSSINQDALFLTTKATELFVQHLAMSSFNNGAGKETNSLSYSDLAHTAEETETFHFLTDILPKKILARDYLKSLEQMQEEDADF comes from the exons ATGAACATGTCTCAAAATAATCCCGACAAAGATGACCAAACGTCGAGCAGCAAGAAGAACATCTCACTCCCGATTTCCAGAGTGAGGCTGATAATGAAGAGCTCCCCGGATGTCTCCAGCATCAACCAGGACGCCCTCTTCCTCACCACCAAGGCGACA GAGCTGTTTGTCCAGCACTTGGCTATGTCCTCATTCAACAACGGCGCCGGGAAGGAGACCAACAGCCTGTCGTACAGCGACCTGGCTCACACCGCAGAGGAGACGGAGACCTTCCACTTCCTTACAG ACATCCTGCCTAAGAAGATCTTGGCTCGAGATTACCTCAAGTCCTTGGAGCAAATGCAGGAGGAGGATGCTGACTTTTGA
- the gatad1 gene encoding GATA zinc finger domain-containing protein 1 isoform X2, whose protein sequence is MPLGLKPCCAVCKTNSSSMWKKGNQGEILCNNCTGKSCSGGASGPSISSSIQPSNGGGKQSKQEIHRRSARLRSTKYKAPASEKKVSTKGKGRRHIFKLKNPIKAPESVATIITSESVFYKGVYYQTGDVIKVTDEEDGKPYYAQIRGFVQDQYCEKSAALTWLIPTQASPKDQFDPGTYIVGPEEDLPRKMEYLEFVCHAPSEYFKSRSSPFPTIPIRPEKGYIWSHIGPTPALTVKESVSGSS, encoded by the exons ATGCCGCTGGGGTTGAAGCCATGCTGTGCTGTGTGCAAGACGAACTCCTCCTCGATGTGGAAGAAAGGAAACCAGGGAGAGATCCTCTGCAACAACTGCACAGGAAAGAGCTGCAGCGGCGGAGCGTCAGGACCCTCCATTTCCTCCAGCATCCAGCCCAGCAATGGCGGTGGAAAGCAG TCCAAGCAAGAGATCCACAGGAGGTCTGCACGGCTGAGAAGCACCAAATACAAGGCTCCTGCGTCTGAGAAGAAGGTGTCAACAAAAGGGAAGGGGAGACGACACATATTCAAACTCAAAAAT CCGATCAAAGCACCAGAATCTGTTGCAACAATCATCacatcagaatcagtgttttataAG GGTGTGTACTACCAGACAGGAGATGTGATCAAGGTAACAGATGAGGAAGATGGGAAGCCATACTACGCTCAGATCCGAGGTTTTGTGCAGGACCAGTACTGTGAAAAGAGTGCAGCGCTGACCTGGTTGATCCCCACTCAGGCCAGCCCAAAGGACCAGTTTGATCCCGGGACGTACATTGTTG GTCCAGAGGAGGATCTGCCTAGAAAGATGGAGTACCTGGAGTTTGTGTGCCACGCCCCCTCTGAATATTTCAAGTCGCGGAGCTCTCCGTTCCCCACCATCCCCATCCGACCAGAGAAGGGCTACATCTGGAGCCACATAGGACCCACACCAGCCCTCACTGTCAAAGAGTCCGTCAGTGGCAGCAGTTAA
- the gatad1 gene encoding GATA zinc finger domain-containing protein 1 isoform X1 translates to MPLGLKPCCAVCKTNSSSMWKKGNQGEILCNNCTGKSCSGGASGPSISSSIQPSNGGGKQEDHCLCLSKMKSKQEIHRRSARLRSTKYKAPASEKKVSTKGKGRRHIFKLKNPIKAPESVATIITSESVFYKGVYYQTGDVIKVTDEEDGKPYYAQIRGFVQDQYCEKSAALTWLIPTQASPKDQFDPGTYIVGPEEDLPRKMEYLEFVCHAPSEYFKSRSSPFPTIPIRPEKGYIWSHIGPTPALTVKESVSGSS, encoded by the exons ATGCCGCTGGGGTTGAAGCCATGCTGTGCTGTGTGCAAGACGAACTCCTCCTCGATGTGGAAGAAAGGAAACCAGGGAGAGATCCTCTGCAACAACTGCACAGGAAAGAGCTGCAGCGGCGGAGCGTCAGGACCCTCCATTTCCTCCAGCATCCAGCCCAGCAATGGCGGTGGAAAGCAG GAAGACCATTGTCTGTGTCTGTCGAAGATGAAG TCCAAGCAAGAGATCCACAGGAGGTCTGCACGGCTGAGAAGCACCAAATACAAGGCTCCTGCGTCTGAGAAGAAGGTGTCAACAAAAGGGAAGGGGAGACGACACATATTCAAACTCAAAAAT CCGATCAAAGCACCAGAATCTGTTGCAACAATCATCacatcagaatcagtgttttataAG GGTGTGTACTACCAGACAGGAGATGTGATCAAGGTAACAGATGAGGAAGATGGGAAGCCATACTACGCTCAGATCCGAGGTTTTGTGCAGGACCAGTACTGTGAAAAGAGTGCAGCGCTGACCTGGTTGATCCCCACTCAGGCCAGCCCAAAGGACCAGTTTGATCCCGGGACGTACATTGTTG GTCCAGAGGAGGATCTGCCTAGAAAGATGGAGTACCTGGAGTTTGTGTGCCACGCCCCCTCTGAATATTTCAAGTCGCGGAGCTCTCCGTTCCCCACCATCCCCATCCGACCAGAGAAGGGCTACATCTGGAGCCACATAGGACCCACACCAGCCCTCACTGTCAAAGAGTCCGTCAGTGGCAGCAGTTAA